A region of Anopheles merus strain MAF chromosome 2R, AmerM5.1, whole genome shotgun sequence DNA encodes the following proteins:
- the LOC121590112 gene encoding bromodomain and WD repeat-containing protein 3 isoform X1: protein MEDQSLVKQNILVPELYFLISKFLANGPLRETAKVLVQELEHLDILPRRLDWTGQEHRQSLDELERKYPHVGPEHLLEICSRIGPLLDKVLPPAVSGVSSVLGAGRQSLLRTKESVTRPRQLLDYYTRRHDRPLSDVVNRNNTHNFVKVLYGRESAGPLTRRQAIPTSFYSKQTLQRRTLGHLSAVYCVLFDRTGKYIITAADDFLVKLWSAIDGRLLATFRGASAEITDIAINLDNTMLAAGSLDRILRVWDLQYGGPIAVLAGHTGMITSVNFCPSPKTDLRFLVTTSTDGSVAFWEYTTRNGKTTFSSKPTSYHEKLRPGQAQMICASFSPGGIFMAAGSADHHVRVYLMSEDGPKRILETESHSDTVDSIQWAHGGLKFISGSKDGTALVWHFESQQWKSIRLNMGDRLPTCPPVNPDDNVKLKVTMVSWDNTDNWVITAVNDFTIKVWNAQTGKLHRVLRGHTNEIYVLESHQKDSGVLLSAGHDGQLFIWDIVQGVSMANFVNRIDDHCEGGIYDAKWSPDGMMIAATDSHGHILMFGYGSGHEKLKQLPPELFFHTDYRPLIRDSALHVMDEQTQTMPHLMPPPFLVDIDGNPYPPALQRLVPGRENCPTDQLIPNISVGGEGAEVQQQQQQQQQLQPAIGGGGGVGGGQAGPQEAAGGAYSNIDRMIEALANRRQVEGGGAGRAAQGEDQQAPDSNNDRARGEDAGGALQPANNGGRPGNNANQPTGGRNGQRGFGSAGNWHRTEEGFKFHRRQYVRPMSYSAMVNLKQRVYAAGVQEQEVYRREMRRRPVMINTANSASSSGGPSGLSGRRAARAGGGANRSLRRANGEGGANGARPAYRTRAVRENEPMPEPDEDDAAEEQNESSSSESSNSDYSTAIEEKLDLSGSSSSDTQSSDYSDWVSHEPGHNLEPPKRSKRKHVQRRAYSPPDPDQPGPSHATPGTSGTGGGRRRSTKVRKIPLTRDGEIPEQFRPPEWLSEVIPRKAPYYPQMGDEVVYFRQGHQRYLEAVRTKSVYNLGNRCEPWAAMEIQAHELCKVIGIKYEIRPPRLCCLKLAIITEDGELTGRSFAIKYHDMPDVLDFLVLKQTFDTSVGRSWGPGDRFRCMIEDVWWTGQIESHNQLSADFPDSLFMCFRVRWDNGEYELMSPWDLEPVDETRQPEEVGGAVPVLPEELQATLYQPKPEEWPRGDRDASCRRIIAGLEQVMGLAIADLFLAPVDLNIYPEYAFVVEYPIDLNTIKSRFENHFYRRITSAQFDVRYLATNAEKFNESHSTIVRNARIITDLCLRILSDLNEIDVPAVYHQLVDTYLSSDSETERHGPGPSTSSAGAAGPSGSGVSNNRRTGSRRSRRLVPEGDWRVDCRELLEMIWQCDDSEPFREPVDTIEHPDYLQIIDTPMDLRTIKEDLLGGNYESPYDFCKDMRLIFQNSRNYNTNKRSRIYSMTLRLSTLFEAHIKAVIYNWKSARRRSRGSGGGGGGSGRNHDLSTTGSSNGLASSTKRRRRDRRDEAAAGPSSSRRGGAALNSSSGSGMNTSGSSSRATASHTAAHSDDDDDDDDDDDDDEEDRRAVNHRAGKRTRNGGMLVASSSRRGHSTVAGGSNGVSSSSAGGGAGNSNNVIDPLAIPGPSSSRGSRSATGGGARMLTRRGRRSQDEDEEEDEEAASSEESDMSSSDNTSSESDSDDDDDDDSTGVPVSHRADYDSGEMYDPYKRRTKRSPQKRKQKKRNKKKVHRKAGGKRDTVSSTTKRKRPGVLDDSPEAGSSGGGVRRPSAAVRAARQDLFGTSSPAGGESGGGGTRALRNGTVSSAATSYAAGTEAGSSMQNDHSKPKTSSLGSKRPRRSTRNQMDDSSNDNDDDEEEEEENEESEEDVARGGEGSAVTARESRSYRGGGPPAKRNRSRYESDHSYHKERPKTARIVSDSDNEVGEPSRSTRGSVRRAQAEWGKSEDSLEERHDDEDDDDDDDDDDNGAEEKVARRGGTAKLRSENEEEDEAVAGGSSSRRTAAPSSSSGTGRRMRARKLPSDHEQSAEETSNISKRSSATQRAQRATVGRNHPNASQAASSSGTRNSWYASESDNDGNHHPAAGGAATVPAASTSFHSVRSSRRMVMEMNSSSTIVTANGTASGSSIVRRTISATSSTSTSGRRLRGMDANPASGTATPPPHTVDHNYGEQPGPSATPAATSGSSAGIAAGGTSSAGRGETLAAGVPTVGGSVSAMRRTRTRSTVLSRHQRNPDELDQGVMLPEAPHRPEAPADGSDEDDNQPLRAAPSAAVRSSRSTTARQLRSRAGGDGGEGGAGGGGGTPLKRKSTRISSSHEEDLPEDGAAAGDSEDSDDSDDDNTPLKMMAGSSSSRTRSGRSQPPSVAGTPKKNDSSTASFGSSRIVPHRARRKERYTSDEEYEAPGPSSGRSTRKMKRPRYNEESEENDEEDGRRGAGNNHHSHHRAQRHTMRPRQRVLRTAQEDDNENDDDEDEHDDEEDDIARALANIRQRSRRTIASSSSSAAQHGTDGDAANNGSTNSHSHRVVDNLPHHTTTHQQQPYHHATPPPSRHQSAAGSSQQQRRDTIDEAERSLGRPTTSPPHHRSSTGGGRPPRSSSNYPHQPAAEVATAAAAGPSSRFARGRGDGRGHRNNSSDEDDEEPDSAQEDGRAENGSAATLLTSVSSRGRIRRINPRVRKIFGE from the exons ATGGAAGATCAAAGCCTAGTGAAGCAAAACATTCTCGTTCCAG AACTTTATTTTCTGATTTCCAAATTCCTGGCCAATGGACCACTGCGTGAGACGGCAAAG GTTCTGGTGCAGGAGTTGGAGCATTTGGAC ATCCTACCCCGGCGTCTAGACTGGACCGGACAGGAGCATCGACAGTCGCTGGATGAGCTT gaaaggaaatatcCACACGTTGGACCAGAGCATTTGCTCGAAATATGCAGCCGTATCGGACCGCTGTTGGACAAAGTGCTGCCCCCGGCCGTATCCGGCGTTTCGTCCGTGCTTGGCGCCGGGCGGCAGAGCCTGCTGCGCACGAAGGAAAGCGTAACCCGGCCGCGCCAGCTGCTCGACTACTACACGCGCCGGCACGACCGACCGCTGAGCGATGTGGTGAATCGCAACAACACGCACAACTTCGTGAAGGTGCTGTACGGGCGGGAAAGTGCGGGCCCGCTAACGCGCCGCCAGGCCATCCCGACCTCCTTCTACTCGAAGCAAACGCTGCAGCGGCGCACCCTCGGCCACCTGTCCGCGGTGTACTGCGTCCTGTTTGATCGCACCGGCAAGTACATCATCACAGCGGCGGATGACTTTCTCGTGAAGCTGTGGTCGGCCATCGACGGCCGGCTGCTGGCCACGTTCCGCGGTGCGTCCGCCGAAATCACCGATATCGCGATCAATCTCGACAACACGATGCTGGCGGCCGGTTCGCTGGATCGGATACTGCGCGTGTGGGATCTGCAATACGGCGGCCCCATAGCGGTACTGGCCGGCCACACCGGCATGATAACGTCGGTCAACTTTTGCCCCTCGCCCAAGACGGACCTGCGCTTTCTGGTTACGACCAGCACGGACGGCTCGGTCGCCTTCTGGGAGTACACGACGCGCAACGGAAAGACGACATTCTCGTCCAAGCCCACCTCCTACCACGAAAAGCTGCGCCCGGGTCAGGCACAGATGATCTGTGCCTCGTTCTCGCCCGGCGGCATCTTCATGGCGGCCGGCTCGGCCGATCATCACGTGCGCGTGTACCTAATGTCGGAGGACGGGCCGAAGCGCATCCTGGAGACGGAATCGCACTCCGACACGGTCGATTCGATCCAGTGGGCCCACGGTGGGCTGAAGTTCATCTCGGGCAGCAAGGACGGTACGGCGCTGGTGTGGCACTTCGAGTCGCAGCAGTGGAAATCGATCCGGCTGAACATGGGCGACCGGCTGCCGACCTGTCCGCCCGTCAACCCGGACGACAACGTGAAGCTGAAGGTAACGATGGTGTCGTGGGACAACACGGACAACTGGGTGATAACGGCGGTGAACGATTTCACGATCAAGGTGTGGAATGCGCAGACGGGCAAGCTGCACCGCGTGCTGCGCGGGCACACGAACGAGATCTACGTGCTCGAGTCGCACCAGAAGGACTCTGGCGTGCTCCTGTCGGCCGGCCACGACGGCCAGCTGTTCATCTGGGATATTGTGCAGGGCGTTTCGATGGCAAACTTCGTCAACCGCATCGACGACCATTGCGAGGGCGGCATCTACGATGCGAAATGGTCCCCGGACGGTATGATGATTGCGGCGACCGATTCGCACGGCCACATACTGATGTTCGGGTACGGGTCGGGGCACGAGAAGCTAAAGCAGCTGCCACCGGAGCTGTTCTTCCACACGGACTATCGGCCGTTGATACGCGACTCGGCGCTGCACGTAATGGACGAGCAGACGCAAACGATGCCTCACCTGATGCCGCCTCCGTTTCTGGTCGATATTGATGGCAATCCGTATCCACCGGCGCTACAGCGCTTGGTACCGGGCAGGGAAAACTGTCCCACGGATCAGCTCATACCGAACATCAGTGTCGGTGGTGAGGGCGCGGAggtccagcagcaacagcagcaacagcagcagctacagccGGCTattggtggcggtggcggtgttggtggtggtcaGGCAGGCCCGCAGGAGGCTGCTGGTGGGGCATACTCGAATATCGATCGTATGATCGAAGCTCTCGCCAATCGACGACAGGTCGAGGGGGGTGGAGCAGGTCGAGCGGCCCAGGGAGAAGATCAACAGGCGCCCGATTCGAACAATGATCGGGCACGTGGAGAGGACGCCGGTGGTGCTTTACAGCCCGCGAACAACGGTGGCCGACCGGGTAACAACGCGAATCAACCCACCGGCGGTAGGAATGGGCAGCGTGGGTTTGGTTCCGCAGGCAATTGGCACCGCACGGAGGAAGGCTTCAAGTTTCACCGGCGACAGTACGTGCGGCCGATGAGCTACTCGGCGATGGTGAATCTGAAGCAGCGCGTGTACGCGGCCGGAGTGCAGGAGCAGGAGGTGTATCGGCGCGAGATGCGCCGTCGCCCGGTCATGATCAACACTGCCAACAGTGCTTCCTCGTCCGGCGGTCCGTCCGGGCTGAGCGGTCGGCGAGCGGCTCGTGCCGGCGGTGGCGCCAACCGTTCGTTGCGCCGGGCCAACGGTGAGGGTGGAGCGAACGGGGCACGCCCAGCCTACCGGACGCGGGCTGTGCGCGAAAACGAACCCATGCCCGAACCGGACGAAGACGATGCGGCGGAAGAGCAGAACGAATCGTCGTCATCGGAGTCGAGCAACAGCGACTACTCCACCGCCATCGAGGAGAAGCTTGACCTGTCCGGGAGCAGCTCGAGCGACACCCAAAGCTCGGACTATTCCGACTGGGTGTCGCACGAGCCGGGCCACAATCTGGAACCCCCGAAGCGGTCGAAGCGGAAACACGTGCAACGCCGTGCCTATTCGCCGCCGGATCCCGATCAGCCCGGTCCGAGCCATGCGACGCCGGGCACGAGCGGTACGGGCGGTGGCCGTCGTCGCTCGACCAAGGTACGCAAGATACCGCTGACACGTGACGGTGAGATCCCGGAACAGTTCCGGCCGCCTGAATGGCTGTCGGAGGTGATTCCGCGCAAGGCGCCGTACTACCCGCAGATGGGCGATGAGGTCGTGTACTTCCGGCAGGGCCACCAGCGCTACCTCGAAGCGGTGCGCACCAAGTCGGTGTACAATCTCGGCAACCGGTGCGAACCGTGGGCCGCGATGGAGATACAGGCGCACGAGCTGTGCAAGGTGATCGGCATCAAGTACGAGATCCGACCGCCCCGGCTCTGCTGCCTGAAGCTGGCCATCATTACGGAGGACGGCGAGCTGACGGGGCGCTCGTTCGCCATCAAGTACCACGATATGCCGGACGTACTGGACTTTCTGGTGCTGAAGCAAACGTTCGACACGTCGGTCGGGCGGAGCTGGGGCCCGGGCGATCGGTTCCGCTGCATGATCGAGGACGTGTGGTGGACCGGGCAGATCGAATCTCACAACCAGCTGTCGGCCGACTTCCCGGACTCGCTGTTTATGTGCTTCCGGGTGCGCTGGGACAATGGCGAGTACGAGCTGATGAGCCCGTGGGATCTCGAGCCGGTGGACGAAACGCGCCAGCCGGAGGAGGTGGGCGGTGCGGTGCCGGTGCTGCCCGAGGAGCTGCAAGCCACACTGTACCAGCCAAAGCCGGAGGAATGGCCCCGGGGCGATCGGGATGCGTCATGCCGGCGCATTATCGCCGGGCTAGAGCAGGTGATGGGGCTGGCGATTGCGGATCTCTTCCTTGCGCCGGTCGATCTCAACATCTATCCCGAGTATGCGTTCGTGGTGGAGTATCCGATCGATCTGAACACGATCAAGTCGCGGTTCGAGAACCATTTCTACCGGCGCATCACATCGGCCCAGTTTGACGTGCGCTACCTGGCGACGAACGCGGAAAAGTTCAACGAATCGCACAGTACGATAGTGCGGAACGCTCGCATCATTACCGATCTCTGCTTGCGCATACTGAG TGATCTCAATGAAATCGATGTGCCAGCTGTGTACCACCAACTGGTCGATACATACCTATCGTCCGACTCGGAAACGGAGCGGCACGGGCCTGGCCCATCGACAAGTTCGGCCGGAGCTGCTGGTCCATCCGGAAGTGGTGTTTCCAACAATCGACGAACGGGATCACGAAG ATCAAGACGACTGGTACCGGAAGGGGATTGGCGAGTGGACTGCCGGGAGCTGCTGGAGATGATTTGGCAGTGCGATGATTCGGAACCGTTCCGGGAGCCGGTCGACACCATCGAGCATCCGGACTATCTGCAAATTATCGACACGCCGATGGATCTGCGCACGATAAAGGAAGATCTGCTCGGCGGCAACTACGAGTCGCCGTACGATTTCTGCAAAGACATGCGGCTCATCTTTCAAAACTCGCGCAattacaacacaaacaaacgttcGAGG ATCTACTCGATGACCCTTCGGTTGAGCACGCTGTTCGAGGCGCACATAAAGGCTGTTATCTACAACTGGAAATCGGCCCGAAGGCGCAGTCGAGgcagtggcggtggcggtggaggcAGCGGTAGAAACCACGATCTTTccaccaccggcagcagcaatgGGCTAGCATCGTCCACGAAACGGCGCCGACGAGATCGGCGGGACGAGGCGGCGGCGGGTCCGAGCAGCAGCCGAAGAGGCGGGGCCGCACTGAACAGCAGCTCCGGCAGTGGGATGAACACGAGTGGCAGCTCGTCGCGTGCCACTGCCAGCCACACAGCGGCACATTcggatgacgacgacgatgacgacgacgatgatgatgacgatgaggaGGATCGCCGGGCGGTGAACCATCGTGCCGGCAAGCGTACGCGCAATGGCGGAATGCTAGTAGCGTCCTCGTCCCGCCGTGGTCATTCAACCGTGGCGGGCGGCTCGAACGGTGTGTCGTCATCGTCGGCCGGTGGTGGAGCAGGTAACAGTAACAATGTGATAGACCCGTTGGCTATTCCGGGTCCGAGTAGTAGCCGCGGCAGTCGGTCGGCCACCGGTGGCGGTGCGCGCATGCTAACGCGCCGCGGCCGTCGGTCGCAGGACGaagacgaggaggaggacgaggaggcgGCCAGCAGCGAGGAGTCGGATATgagcagcagcgacaacacGAGCAGCGAATCGGACagcgacgatgacgacgatgacgatagCACGGGCGTACCGGTTTCGCACCGGGCGGACTACGACTCCGGCGAGATGTACGATCCGTACAAGCGGCGCACCAAACGGTCGCCCCAGAAGCGGAAGCAGAAGAAACGAAACAAGAAGAAGGTGCATCGGAAGGCGGGCGGCAAGCGTGATACGGTCAGCTCGACGACGAAACGAAAGCGCCCGGGTGTGCTGGACGACTCACCGGAAGCGGGCAGCAGTGGTGGCGGTGTTCGGCGGCCATCGGCAGCGGTGCGCGCAGCGCGGCAGGATCTGTTCGGCACTTCCTCGCCGGCTGGTGGTgaaagtggtggtggtggtacacgGGCGCTTCGCAACGGTACCGTGTCGAGTGCTGCTACCTCCTACGCAGCAGGAACCGAAGCAGGATCGTCGATGCAGAACGATCACAGCAAGCCAAAGACATCGTCGCTGGGCAGCAAGCGGCCGCGCCGGAGCACCCGCAACCAGATGGACGACTCCAGCAACGACAATGACgacgatgaggaggaggaggaggagaacgAAGAAAGCGAAGAGGATGTGGCAAGGGGCGGCGAGGGCAGTGCGGTGACAGCGCGTGAAAGTCGCTCCTATCGGGGTGGAGGACCGCCGGCGAAACGTAACCGCAGCCGGTACGAGTCCGATCACAGCTACCACAAGGAGCGTCCCAAGACGGCGCGGATCGTTTCGGATTCGGACAACGAAGTTGGCGAACCGTCCCGTTCGACCAGGGGCAGCGTCCGGCGGGCACAGGCCGAGTGGGGCAAGAGCGAGGACAGTTTGGAAGAAAGGCACGACGACgaggatgacgacgacgacgatgatgatgacgacaaCGGTGCTGAGGAGAAGGTTGCAAGACGGGGTGGTACTGCTAAACTGCGTTCGGAAAATGAGGAAGAGGATGAAGCGGTTGCCGGCGGATCGAGCAGCCGTCGGACGGCGGCACCTTCGTCATCGTCCGGCACCGGTCGACGGATGCGGGCACGCAAGCTTCCGTCCGACCATGAGCAGAGCGCCGAGGAGACGAGCAACATTAGCAAGCGCAGTTCGGCTACGCAGCGCGCTCAGCGAGCGACTGTCGGTCGAAATCACCCAAACGCCTCGCAAGCTGCGTCATCTAGCGGCACGCGCAACAGTTGGTACGCCAGCGAGAGTGACAACGACGGGAATCATCACCCCGCAGCCGGGGGAGCAGCAACCGTGCCTGCCGCCTCGACCAGCTTTCATTCGGTGCGCTCGTCACGTCGTATGGTGATGGAAATGAACTCATCCAGCACGATAGTTACCGCCAACGGGACGGCGAGTGGCTCGTCGATCGTACGAAGAACGATAAGCgctaccagcagcaccagtacGTCTGGCCGCCGGTTGCGTGGAATGGATGCGAATCCGGCTAGTGGGACGGCTACTCCGCCGCCACACACCGTGGATCATAACTACGGCGAGCAGCCGGGTCCATCTGCTACGCCAGCGGCAACGAGCGGTTCTTCAGCAGGCATTGCTGCCGGTGGCACGTCTAGTGCGGGACGGGGAGAGACACTTGCTGCTGGCGTCCCGACCGTTGGTGGCAGTGTGAGTGCGATGAGAAGAACGCGAACGCGCAGTACCGTGCTGTCCCGCCATCAGCGCAATCCGGACGAGCTCGATCAGGGCGTGATGTTGCCCGAGGCTCCTCATCGCCCGGAGGCGCCCGCGGATGGAAGCGATGAGGACGATAATCAACCGCTAAGGGCAGCACCATCAGCCGCCGTCAGATCGTCACGGTCCACCACGGCACGTCAGTTACGGTCGCGCGCtggcggtgatggtggtgaaggcggcgctggcggtggtggtggtacaccGTTGAAGAGGAAATCAACGCGCATTTCGTCATCGCACGAGGAAGACCTGCCGGAGGACGGTGCCGCAGCCGGCGACAGTGAGGACAGTGATGATTCCGATGACGATAATACGCCACTGAAAATGATGGCGGGATCATCGTCGTCGCGCACGAGGAGTGGTCGCTCGCAGCCCCCATCCGTTGCCGGAACGCCCAAAAAGAACGACAGCAGTACGGCGTCGTTCGGTAGCAGTCGGATCGTGCCACATCGGGCGCGAAGAAAGGAACGGTACACGTCCGATGAGGAGTATGAG GCTCCCGGTCCGTCGAGTGGAAGGTCGACGCGCAAGATGAAACGGCCCCGGTACAACGAAGAGTCGGAAGAGAACGACGAAGAGGACGGCCGTCGTGGCGCGGGCAACAATCACCATTCACATCATCGAGCGCAGCGGCACACGATGCGGCCCCGCCAGCGAGTGCTCAGGACTGCTCAGGAGGACGACAACGAGAATgatgacgacgaggacgagcacgacgacgaggaggatgaCATTGCACGGGCGCTGGCCAACATTCGGCAACGATCGCGCCGCACGAttgcttcctcctcctcctccgcggCACAGCACGGCACAGACGGCGATGCGGCCAACAACGGTAGTACCAATAGTCATAGTCATAGGGTGGTGGACAACCTTCCTCACCACACCACAACACACCAGCAACAACCGTATCATCATGctactcctcctccttctcgcCATCAGTCAGCAGCCGGCAGCagtcagcagcagcgacgCGATACCATCGACGAAGCTGAGCGCAGTTTGGGCCGGCCAACTACTTCGCCTCCGCACCACCGCAGCAGCACTGGTGGTGGTCGTCCGCCGCGTAGTAGCAGCAACTATCCGCACCAGCCCGCAGCGGAGGTGGCgacagcggcagcagctggGCCTTCATCACGCTTTGCACGAGGACGGGGGGACGGTCGGGGGCATCGTAACAACAGCAGCGACGAGGACGATGAGGAGCCGGATAGCGCACAGGAGGATGGGAGGGCGGAGAATGGAAGCGCCGCGACACTGCTCACCAGCGTCAGTAGCCGGGGCCGCATACGGCGCATCAATCCGCGGGTGCGCAAGATTTTCGGCGAATAG